In Cytophagales bacterium, the sequence GAATGTGAACAAACAATATTAAAGTAATCCTATGGCACATTCAGAAAATATGACTCAAAAATCAGATTATCAGCTTAATTGGATTATAGCCAACAAATCCTCGTACTCTGAAAGTCAAATAAAGGCTGCTTTTGAACTTATAATATCTTAATGTATTCTTAAAAACATGAAATTTAAAAGTAATATTAAAATAATAGCATTATTATTATTTTCTATAAATACATTATTAATGGCTCAAGAAAATAAAAATGATAAATTAACAATAATTAGTTTACTGGAAAATTATCAAAAAGCTATCAATACAAATAATTTAGAGTATTTTAAACCGATAATTTCTCAAAACTTCATGATTGGTAATTCACCACCAATGAGTTCTTATGTTGATGCTTACTTAGTTATAGGAGGCTTTGCAAAACCTCATTATTTAAAGTTCAGTTGCAAATATCATAGGTTGAGATATTAAAACCAAATATTTTGTGATTTTTTTTATTTTTAATCACTTTTTTCCATTGATTTATAGTGTTTTATACATAAATTTGGACTGTTTTATCCACTTAAAAAAAAGTAATTATGAGAAATCCAGATCAATTAAGTTTTGCAGATGCCATGATTTTTTCTCGCAGGCATAAACAATCAAGAGTAGTAAACAAGCTGGCAATTATAGACAAATTTGTCAACTGGGATAAGTTAAAGAAAGATGTTTCTGTTATTGATAAAACAGGTACAAGAAAAGGAGGTCGCCCCAGAATACCGATTAAATGGATGCTTAAGATACTTTTTATACAATATTTGTATAATCTATCAGACCCCGAATTGGAAGACCAAATGATAGACAGGTTTTCTTTTCAGAAGTTCGTAGGAATGAACCTCAGTAATGAAATACCCGATTTTTCAACACTATGGCGGTTTAAAGAATCATTGATCTGCTACAAGCTGCTTGATAAGATGTTTGATAATATAACAATGCGATTAGAAGGTCATAATTTGATATTGAAAAAAGGAACCGTTGTAGATGCTACCATCATCAAGTCAAAGAACAAGCCATTAAGCAAAGAAAAGAGAAAAAAATTAGAAGCTTCTCCATCCAAACAAATAGATACAGATGCAAATTCGACTGAAAAGAATGGGAAAAAATATTTTGGTTATAAAGGTCATATAGGCGTTGATTATGGAAGTAAATTAATACGCAAAAGAAGATTTACGTCAGCCAGCGTACATGACATTAATGAAAAGGATAATCTATTTAGTGGTGATGAGCAGTCAAAGTTTGGAGATAAAGCTTATTGTAAGACATCACATAAACAAACAGACAGAGCTAATGGTATTTATCATGGAATTTTGGATAAAGCAAAACGAGGAAGTAAATTATCAAACAAGCAAAAGAAACGCAATAAACAATTATCTAAAGTAAGAGCAGTAGTGGAACATCCTTTTGCATATATGAAAACGATATTAAACTATGATTTAGCCATGGCGACCACTAAAGTTCGCAATCAGCTTAGATTTGACATGAATTGTATAATGTACAATATTTTACGGGGTAATTATCTCCTACAAAGTGTACCGGGTGGATAAGTGTGTCCGATGGTCAAAAAGATAGAAAATTAAGAGAAAATCAACAAATTATGGAC encodes:
- a CDS encoding IS5 family transposase translates to MRNPDQLSFADAMIFSRRHKQSRVVNKLAIIDKFVNWDKLKKDVSVIDKTGTRKGGRPRIPIKWMLKILFIQYLYNLSDPELEDQMIDRFSFQKFVGMNLSNEIPDFSTLWRFKESLICYKLLDKMFDNITMRLEGHNLILKKGTVVDATIIKSKNKPLSKEKRKKLEASPSKQIDTDANSTEKNGKKYFGYKGHIGVDYGSKLIRKRRFTSASVHDINEKDNLFSGDEQSKFGDKAYCKTSHKQTDRANGIYHGILDKAKRGSKLSNKQKKRNKQLSKVRAVVEHPFAYMKTILNYDLAMATTKVRNQLRFDMNCIMYNILRGNYLLQSVPGG